One region of Bacillota bacterium genomic DNA includes:
- a CDS encoding DUF1405 domain-containing protein translates to MLHLTEGEATGLRNWFKKPWFILGVILGNLFGTGLGFFWYQEQLAHTAIKYWVFIPDCPEFALFFVLMLLGIRLNRRNQLFEVITWFGLLKYGAWTVSTIGLFFGAVKLQHLEITLAYAGEELVLFVAHLGMFLEGLWLTQFLRLTGRRLLVTAGWFAIADYFDWVVGVFPRLPYLPHLNLVRAESIISTLLLIGILSCLYFTENGNNNK, encoded by the coding sequence ATGCTACATCTAACAGAAGGTGAGGCCACCGGCTTGAGGAACTGGTTTAAGAAACCCTGGTTCATTCTGGGTGTAATTTTGGGGAACCTGTTTGGAACTGGGTTGGGTTTTTTTTGGTACCAGGAACAACTTGCACATACAGCAATTAAATACTGGGTATTTATCCCAGACTGTCCTGAATTTGCTCTATTTTTCGTTCTGATGTTGCTAGGGATCCGGCTAAACCGGCGCAATCAATTGTTCGAAGTCATTACCTGGTTCGGTTTGCTCAAGTATGGCGCCTGGACCGTAAGTACCATTGGCCTCTTTTTTGGGGCGGTTAAGTTACAGCATCTGGAGATTACACTGGCTTATGCGGGAGAAGAACTTGTATTGTTTGTGGCCCATCTGGGCATGTTTCTTGAAGGTTTGTGGCTGACTCAGTTTCTGCGCTTGACTGGCCGGCGGTTGCTTGTGACCGCGGGATGGTTTGCCATCGCTGATTATTTTGACTGGGTGGTCGGGGTGTTTCCTCGACTGCCTTACCTGCCTCACCTGAATCTGGTCAGGGCCGAATCGATTATCTCCACATTGCTGCTGATTGGAATCCTGTCTTGTTTATATTTTACAGAGAATGGAAATAATAATAAATAA
- a CDS encoding LysM peptidoglycan-binding domain-containing protein yields the protein MPASAATSYTVKAGDSLYKIGRYYGVSVNSLKAANGLKTNNIYPGQRLIIPQQYAQPSRAGSYSRDNLTLLAKLIYGEARGESYVGQVAVAAVVLNRVESPLFPNTVAGVIFQPGAFTAVSDGQFYLQPDQTAYKAAQDALNGWDPTHGALYYYNPEKTINKWIWSRPVVARIGKHVFAK from the coding sequence ATGCCGGCAAGTGCGGCCACCAGCTATACCGTGAAAGCTGGTGATTCATTGTACAAGATTGGCCGGTATTACGGGGTTTCAGTAAACTCGCTCAAGGCAGCCAATGGTTTAAAAACAAATAATATCTATCCAGGGCAGAGACTTATTATTCCCCAGCAATATGCCCAGCCCAGCCGTGCTGGTAGCTACTCGCGGGACAACTTGACTCTATTAGCTAAACTGATTTATGGTGAGGCCAGAGGAGAAAGTTACGTCGGACAAGTGGCGGTGGCGGCAGTTGTCTTGAACCGGGTAGAAAGCCCACTTTTTCCCAACACGGTTGCCGGGGTGATTTTCCAACCAGGTGCTTTTACGGCGGTCAGCGATGGCCAGTTTTATCTTCAACCAGATCAAACAGCTTATAAGGCCGCCCAGGATGCCCTAAATGGTTGGGATCCTACCCATGGCGCTCTTTACTACTATAACCCGGAGAAGACAATCAATAAATGGATTTGGTCTCGCCCAGTGGTTGCCCGGATTGGCAAACACGTTTTTGCCAAGTAA
- the trxA gene encoding thioredoxin, with amino-acid sequence MNNNVVNVSDNTFTQEVLNAEQPVLVDFWAAWCGPCKMIAPVVEEIAVEYAGKIKVAKVNVDQNRLTPSQYGIMGIPTLILFKNGQPVERVIGYTGKAQLKRIIDQNLV; translated from the coding sequence ATGAACAATAATGTTGTGAACGTCAGTGACAACACCTTTACTCAGGAAGTACTCAATGCTGAGCAACCAGTGCTGGTTGATTTTTGGGCGGCCTGGTGCGGTCCTTGTAAAATGATTGCCCCGGTGGTTGAGGAAATTGCCGTCGAGTATGCCGGAAAAATCAAGGTGGCCAAAGTAAATGTTGACCAAAATCGGCTGACCCCCAGCCAGTATGGAATAATGGGAATCCCTACCTTGATTTTGTTTAAGAACGGTCAACCAGTGGAAAGAGTGATTGGCTATACCGGTAAAGCTCAACTGAAACGGATAATAGATCAGAATTTAGTTTAG
- a CDS encoding metal-sensitive transcriptional regulator, whose amino-acid sequence MDDLNETAVKELIDRLHTIKGHLNGIEKMITEGRKCDDILLQLVAIRAALDKLSAKLAEHYVIQCYEAAVNEGIDPKEMLARALQVVIKFTPS is encoded by the coding sequence ATGGACGATCTCAACGAAACTGCGGTAAAGGAATTAATTGACCGTTTGCACACGATCAAGGGGCACCTTAACGGGATCGAAAAAATGATCACTGAAGGTCGTAAATGTGATGACATTTTGCTCCAGTTGGTTGCGATTCGAGCGGCCCTTGATAAGTTGTCAGCTAAACTAGCCGAGCATTATGTGATTCAGTGTTACGAAGCAGCTGTCAATGAGGGAATCGACCCGAAAGAGATGTTGGCCCGGGCGCTTCAGGTGGTGATCAAGTTCACACCAAGTTGA
- the copZ gene encoding copper chaperone CopZ: MKEVTLKVQGMTCGHCKMTVERALHNLSGVAKVDVDLAGKTVKVGFNPEKVAEADLKKAIADAGYDVVN; the protein is encoded by the coding sequence GTGAAAGAGGTGACGCTTAAAGTTCAGGGAATGACGTGCGGCCATTGCAAAATGACTGTTGAAAGAGCCTTGCATAACCTGTCAGGAGTGGCTAAAGTTGACGTTGATCTTGCTGGTAAGACAGTTAAGGTCGGCTTTAATCCAGAAAAAGTGGCTGAAGCCGACCTGAAGAAGGCAATCGCCGATGCCGGTTACGATGTTGTCAACTAG